The following are from one region of the Planctomonas sp. JC2975 genome:
- a CDS encoding NADPH-dependent F420 reductase → MTSISVIGTGNMGSAISAVAVKGGAHVQVVARDTTKAQELAAQLGATSATFGDVLTGDIVVLALPYPALDEVVSTYGPRLDGKTVVDLTNPVDFATFDALTVPAHSSAADELQAKLPNAHVVKAFNTNFAATLASGTVGGEPTTVVIAGDDDSAKAELAAVITAAGLKAADAGSLKRARELEAVGFLQMVLAVREHVSWTGGFGVHA, encoded by the coding sequence ATGACAAGCATCTCGGTGATCGGCACGGGCAACATGGGCTCCGCCATCTCGGCCGTCGCGGTGAAGGGCGGCGCCCACGTTCAGGTCGTCGCCCGCGACACGACCAAGGCCCAGGAACTGGCCGCTCAGCTCGGCGCGACGTCTGCGACGTTCGGCGACGTGCTCACCGGCGACATCGTGGTGCTGGCGCTCCCCTACCCGGCGCTCGACGAGGTCGTCTCGACGTACGGCCCGCGCCTGGACGGCAAGACCGTCGTCGACCTCACGAACCCTGTCGACTTCGCCACGTTCGACGCGCTGACCGTGCCCGCGCACTCGTCGGCCGCCGACGAGCTGCAGGCGAAGCTGCCGAACGCCCACGTCGTGAAGGCGTTCAACACCAACTTCGCGGCCACGCTCGCCAGCGGCACGGTGGGCGGCGAGCCCACCACCGTGGTGATCGCGGGCGACGACGACAGCGCGAAGGCCGAGCTGGCGGCCGTGATCACGGCCGCCGGTCTGAAGGCTGCCGACGCCGGATCGCTGAAGCGCGCCCGCGAGCTGGAGGCCGTCGGATTCCTGCAGATGGTGCTCGCCGTGCGCGAGCACGTCAGCTGGACCGGCGGATTCGGCGTCCACGCCTGA
- a CDS encoding glycosyltransferase family 87 protein, which produces MRTPRVSTVTIEDTDPATAASGATPSGSRGDRDDVLEVWRSRIAVARESRAWMWGAFAFVHLAIAAAVLSFDGYHLGDVHTAYVTWAQHAFTGNHDLVGIDSSWVYPIGALVPILLPMLFGQAAYGVAWVAMVTALNAGALLVLTRRRIRARWTAAWWWLGFMLLLGPISLVRLDTVSVPIAIVALVWLTTRPRVAIVLLTIATWIKVWPAVLLASVLVLLRRRMRTLAISLITSAAIVAVPLALGAGTRILSFVGMQDARGLQIESPVASGWLWAAAFHVRSSHVFYSSALNTFEVTGPGARIAAELMTPLLAVAVVVVLALGIRAAVLKDAGELPTLMLSLVLALILFDKVLSPQYITWLAAPVVFGLVQNPRRFRYPALLALAIAALTQSFYPWLYHYVVVVNPGVLELLAARNVALCALFAWTILELWRAKPAVRPQPRYSARPGTPAASSANA; this is translated from the coding sequence ATGCGAACTCCCCGGGTCTCGACGGTCACCATCGAGGACACGGATCCCGCGACGGCGGCGTCCGGCGCCACGCCCAGTGGTTCGCGGGGTGACCGCGACGATGTCCTGGAGGTCTGGCGCAGCCGGATAGCCGTCGCACGCGAGTCCCGCGCCTGGATGTGGGGCGCCTTCGCGTTCGTGCACCTCGCGATCGCCGCCGCCGTGCTCTCGTTCGACGGCTACCACCTCGGCGACGTGCACACGGCATATGTGACGTGGGCGCAGCACGCGTTCACCGGAAATCACGACCTCGTGGGGATCGACTCGAGCTGGGTGTATCCGATCGGAGCGCTGGTGCCGATCCTGCTGCCGATGCTGTTCGGGCAGGCCGCATACGGCGTCGCGTGGGTGGCGATGGTGACCGCGCTGAACGCCGGCGCGCTCCTCGTCCTCACCCGCCGGCGCATCCGCGCGCGATGGACGGCAGCCTGGTGGTGGCTCGGATTCATGCTGCTGCTCGGCCCCATCTCGCTGGTGCGCCTCGACACGGTGTCGGTGCCGATCGCGATCGTCGCGCTGGTCTGGCTGACGACGCGGCCCCGCGTTGCCATCGTGCTCCTCACGATCGCCACCTGGATCAAGGTCTGGCCCGCCGTGCTCCTCGCGTCGGTGCTCGTGCTGCTGCGGCGGCGGATGCGCACGCTCGCCATCTCTCTGATCACCAGTGCGGCCATCGTGGCGGTGCCGCTGGCGCTGGGTGCAGGCACGCGCATCCTGAGCTTCGTCGGAATGCAGGATGCCCGCGGCCTGCAGATCGAATCGCCCGTGGCCAGCGGATGGCTCTGGGCAGCCGCCTTCCACGTTCGGTCGTCCCACGTGTTCTACAGTTCCGCGTTGAACACGTTCGAAGTGACGGGTCCCGGTGCGCGGATCGCGGCCGAGCTGATGACGCCGCTGCTCGCGGTGGCCGTCGTGGTCGTTCTGGCGCTCGGCATACGGGCGGCGGTCCTCAAGGATGCCGGGGAGTTGCCGACCCTCATGCTGTCGCTCGTGCTGGCGCTGATCCTCTTCGACAAGGTGCTGTCGCCGCAGTACATCACGTGGCTGGCCGCGCCCGTCGTGTTCGGGCTGGTGCAGAATCCGCGCCGGTTCCGCTACCCCGCGCTGCTCGCACTGGCGATCGCGGCGCTCACCCAGTCGTTCTATCCATGGCTGTACCACTACGTCGTCGTGGTGAATCCCGGCGTGCTGGAGCTTCTCGCCGCACGCAACGTGGCGCTCTGCGCGCTGTTCGCGTGGACGATCCTCGAGCTGTGGAGGGCGAAGCCCGCCGTTCGCCCGCAGCCGCGCTACTCCGCGAGGCCCGGGACTCCGGCGGCGAGCTCGGCGAACGCCTGA
- a CDS encoding TIM barrel protein has protein sequence MTASAPKIAAAPISWGVCEVPGWGYQLPPDRVLREMAELGFSATEFGPLGFLPETPAEKAELLSGFGLRATGGFVPVVLHDPLHDPVPEVEAELASYESAGASVLVLAAATGVEGYDSRPELDAVGWATLLGNLDRLRQTAQDAGVLAVLHPHVGTMVETADDLDRVLAGSGIPLCLDTGHLLIGGTDPVAFAAAHADRIAHVHLKDVDLALVRTVQTGERTYYDAVVAGMYRPLGQGDVDVRSILASLDAVGYDGWFVLEQDNVIDDAPEEGAGPIDDARASVEFLRSALA, from the coding sequence ATGACCGCATCCGCACCGAAGATCGCAGCAGCACCCATCTCATGGGGAGTCTGCGAGGTTCCCGGCTGGGGCTACCAGCTGCCGCCAGACCGCGTGCTGCGCGAGATGGCGGAGCTCGGATTCTCCGCCACCGAGTTCGGTCCCCTCGGATTCCTGCCGGAGACGCCGGCCGAGAAGGCCGAGCTGCTCTCGGGCTTCGGCCTGCGGGCGACCGGCGGGTTCGTGCCCGTCGTGCTGCACGATCCGCTGCACGACCCCGTTCCGGAGGTCGAGGCCGAGCTGGCCTCGTACGAGTCGGCGGGGGCATCCGTTCTGGTGCTCGCGGCCGCGACGGGCGTCGAGGGCTACGACTCCCGTCCCGAACTGGATGCGGTCGGCTGGGCGACTCTGCTGGGCAACCTCGACCGGCTGCGACAGACGGCGCAGGATGCCGGCGTGCTCGCCGTGCTGCATCCGCACGTCGGCACCATGGTGGAGACCGCCGACGACCTCGACCGCGTGCTCGCCGGATCCGGCATCCCGCTCTGCCTCGACACCGGGCACCTGCTCATCGGCGGAACGGATCCCGTCGCCTTCGCCGCTGCCCATGCCGACCGCATCGCGCACGTGCACCTGAAGGATGTCGACCTCGCGCTCGTGCGCACCGTGCAGACGGGCGAGCGAACCTACTACGACGCCGTGGTCGCCGGGATGTACCGGCCGCTCGGTCAGGGGGACGTGGATGTGCGGAGCATCCTCGCCAGCCTGGATGCGGTCGGATACGACGGCTGGTTCGTGCTCGAACAGGACAACGTCATCGACGATGCGCCGGAGGAGGGCGCCGGTCCGATCGACGATGCGCGCGCATCGGTGGAGTTCCTGCGTTCTGCGCTGGCCTGA
- a CDS encoding group III truncated hemoglobin, translating into MSEAAIAKHDLEDRDDVSLLVTSFYRRAFADPLIGPIFTDVAHMDLDHHLPIMCDFWQTVLFNAGLYRRNALQLHHVLHAKHPLGAAEFDRWLELWIANVDDHFAGRVAEHAKVQATRIAGSIRRRLQGRSGSRYESIGRRDEPSRDEPSRDEPRLAEFGADRVATTQIAGEST; encoded by the coding sequence ATGTCCGAGGCAGCGATCGCGAAGCACGACCTCGAGGATCGGGACGACGTCTCCCTCCTCGTGACGTCGTTCTACCGACGCGCCTTCGCCGACCCGCTGATCGGGCCGATCTTCACCGACGTCGCCCACATGGACCTCGATCACCACCTGCCGATCATGTGCGACTTCTGGCAGACGGTGCTGTTCAACGCCGGGCTGTACCGGCGCAATGCGCTGCAGCTGCACCATGTGCTGCACGCGAAGCATCCGCTTGGGGCGGCCGAGTTCGACCGATGGCTCGAACTCTGGATCGCGAACGTCGACGACCATTTCGCGGGCCGGGTGGCCGAGCACGCCAAGGTGCAGGCGACCAGGATCGCAGGGTCGATTCGGCGAAGGCTGCAGGGGCGATCGGGGAGCCGGTACGAATCGATCGGACGGCGCGATGAGCCGAGCCGCGATGAGCCGAGCCGCGACGAGCCGCGTCTCGCCGAGTTCGGGGCCGACCGCGTCGCGACGACGCAGATTGCGGGGGAGAGCACATGA
- a CDS encoding DUF561 domain-containing protein, producing MSSAGADRLTRMLGIRFPIVLGPFGGLSSVDLTARVSELGGLGSYGLYGYDAERILQTADALRAATAHPFALNLWLPTGAERDPSAEEYARAADAMRPLFAEVGLEVPDPPARYLPPFQEQLAAVLQARPAALSVVFGVPGRDILDAAHERGIVVIGTATTVQEAVALAAGGVDVVVASGAEAAGHRVSFLRDAEDSLVGTFALVPQVRDAVDVPVVATGGIADRRGVAAAFALGADGVQVGTAFLRTRESAASEAHRAAIGSTPADGTVLTRAMSGRLSRGAPNRAVRAMEEAGVIAPFPAQNWLTGRFRAAAGEQGRGDLQSLWLGQAGSLARYENADQAFAELAAGVPGLAE from the coding sequence ATGAGCTCAGCAGGTGCCGATCGGCTCACCCGGATGCTGGGCATCCGCTTCCCCATCGTGCTCGGGCCGTTCGGCGGGCTCTCGTCGGTCGACCTGACCGCGCGCGTGAGCGAACTCGGCGGGCTGGGATCGTACGGACTCTATGGATACGACGCGGAGCGCATACTGCAGACGGCGGATGCCCTCCGTGCAGCCACCGCGCACCCCTTCGCGTTGAACCTCTGGCTGCCGACCGGTGCGGAGCGGGATCCGAGCGCCGAGGAGTATGCCCGCGCCGCCGACGCGATGCGCCCGCTCTTCGCCGAGGTGGGTCTTGAGGTGCCGGATCCGCCTGCGCGCTACCTTCCGCCGTTCCAGGAGCAGCTGGCCGCTGTGCTCCAGGCGCGGCCTGCGGCGCTCAGCGTCGTTTTCGGGGTGCCGGGACGCGACATCCTCGATGCGGCACACGAGCGCGGAATCGTCGTGATCGGCACGGCGACCACCGTGCAGGAGGCCGTCGCGCTCGCCGCAGGCGGGGTCGACGTCGTGGTCGCCTCCGGCGCAGAGGCCGCAGGACACCGCGTGTCGTTCCTCCGCGACGCGGAGGATTCGCTGGTCGGAACGTTCGCTCTGGTTCCACAGGTGCGGGACGCTGTCGATGTTCCCGTCGTCGCGACCGGCGGCATCGCGGATCGCCGCGGCGTGGCGGCCGCGTTCGCCCTTGGCGCCGACGGCGTGCAGGTGGGCACCGCATTCCTGCGCACCCGCGAATCCGCGGCCAGCGAGGCGCATCGAGCGGCCATCGGATCGACACCCGCCGATGGCACCGTGCTGACGCGGGCGATGAGCGGACGCCTCTCTCGAGGCGCGCCGAACCGCGCAGTGCGCGCCATGGAGGAGGCGGGCGTCATCGCGCCCTTCCCGGCGCAGAACTGGCTCACCGGCCGCTTCCGTGCCGCCGCGGGGGAGCAGGGCAGGGGCGACCTGCAATCGCTCTGGCTAGGTCAGGCCGGCTCGCTGGCGCGGTACGAGAACGCCGATCAGGCGTTCGCCGAGCTCGCCGCCGGAGTCCCGGGCCTCGCGGAGTAG
- the iolD gene encoding 3D-(3,5/4)-trihydroxycyclohexane-1,2-dione acylhydrolase (decyclizing): MTTRRMTVGQALVEFLAHQWTVDGEIRERTVPGILGIFGHGNVAGLGQALKQYNVQDPGLLPYHQARNEQAMVHQAVGFARVHRRRATLAATASVGPGAANMLTGAALATANRLPALLLPSDTFATRVADPVLQQLEHPHDTGVQVTDAFRPLSRYFDRVQRPEQLLSIALAAMRVLTDPAETGAVTIALPEDVQAEALDVPVEFLQDREWHLRRPAPERWALDAAAAAIRGAKRPFIVAGGGVIYSAAEDALRELVESTGIPVGTSQAGGGSLNWDHPQYLGGVGATGTTAANRLAAEADVIIGIGTRYSDFTTASRTAFQNPDVTFVNVNVASFDAYKHGTQLPVIADARETLVALHGALDRHRVDADYEELIALQKRQWDAVVDEALKATGAELLGQSEIIGAVQGASAHRDVVVQAAGSLPGDLHKLWRVRDPMGYHVEYAFSTMGYEIAGGLGVKRGLEAMGDDRDVIVMVGDGSYLMLHSELATAVAEGIKIIVVLIQNQGFASIGHLSETVGSQRFGTRYRYLNREASNFESGGLLTAVDLAANARSYGVDVIEIAPGADAAARLRDAVTAAKASETSTLIHVDSDPFSYAPDGEGWWDVPVAEVSELESTRSARAEYVEQRRRQRPLLG; the protein is encoded by the coding sequence ATGACGACACGACGCATGACCGTCGGCCAGGCGCTGGTCGAGTTCCTGGCGCACCAGTGGACGGTCGATGGCGAGATCCGGGAGCGAACGGTGCCCGGCATCCTCGGCATCTTCGGCCACGGCAACGTGGCGGGCCTCGGACAGGCGCTGAAGCAGTACAACGTGCAGGATCCAGGGCTGCTGCCGTACCACCAGGCGCGCAACGAGCAGGCCATGGTGCATCAGGCCGTCGGGTTCGCGCGGGTGCACAGGAGGCGCGCCACGCTCGCGGCGACGGCATCCGTCGGCCCTGGCGCGGCGAACATGCTCACCGGTGCTGCGCTCGCCACGGCGAACCGGCTGCCGGCGCTGCTCCTGCCGAGCGACACCTTCGCCACGCGCGTCGCGGATCCCGTGCTGCAGCAGTTGGAGCATCCGCACGACACCGGCGTGCAGGTGACTGACGCGTTCCGTCCGCTGTCGCGGTACTTCGACCGTGTGCAGCGACCCGAGCAGCTGTTGTCCATCGCGCTCGCCGCGATGCGTGTGCTGACCGATCCGGCGGAGACCGGCGCGGTGACGATCGCCCTGCCGGAGGACGTGCAGGCCGAGGCGCTCGATGTTCCGGTGGAGTTCCTGCAGGACCGCGAATGGCACCTCCGCCGCCCGGCTCCCGAGCGCTGGGCGCTGGATGCCGCGGCAGCGGCCATCCGCGGTGCCAAGCGCCCGTTCATCGTGGCCGGCGGCGGCGTCATCTACTCGGCTGCGGAGGACGCGCTGCGCGAGCTCGTGGAGAGCACGGGTATTCCCGTCGGCACCAGTCAGGCCGGCGGCGGCTCACTGAACTGGGACCACCCGCAGTACCTCGGCGGCGTCGGCGCCACCGGCACGACCGCCGCGAACCGGCTCGCGGCGGAAGCGGATGTGATCATCGGCATCGGCACGCGCTACAGCGACTTCACGACGGCGAGCCGCACGGCGTTCCAGAACCCCGACGTCACGTTCGTGAACGTGAACGTCGCCTCGTTCGACGCGTACAAGCACGGCACGCAGCTCCCGGTCATCGCGGATGCCCGCGAGACCCTCGTCGCGCTTCACGGCGCGCTCGACCGTCACCGCGTCGACGCCGACTACGAGGAGCTCATTGCGCTTCAGAAGCGCCAGTGGGATGCCGTGGTCGACGAGGCCTTGAAGGCCACAGGCGCCGAACTGCTCGGCCAGAGCGAGATCATCGGTGCCGTTCAGGGCGCGAGCGCCCATCGGGATGTCGTCGTGCAGGCGGCGGGATCGCTTCCCGGCGACCTGCACAAGCTGTGGCGTGTGCGCGACCCGATGGGCTACCACGTGGAATACGCGTTCTCGACGATGGGATACGAGATCGCGGGCGGCCTCGGCGTGAAGCGCGGGCTCGAGGCTATGGGCGACGACCGCGACGTCATCGTCATGGTCGGCGACGGCTCGTACCTCATGCTGCACAGCGAACTCGCGACGGCCGTCGCCGAGGGCATCAAGATCATCGTGGTGCTCATTCAGAACCAGGGATTCGCGTCGATCGGACACCTCTCCGAGACGGTCGGATCGCAGCGCTTCGGCACCCGTTACCGCTACCTGAACCGCGAGGCGTCGAACTTCGAGTCCGGCGGGCTGCTCACGGCTGTGGATCTCGCCGCCAACGCGCGCAGCTACGGCGTCGACGTCATCGAGATCGCGCCGGGAGCGGATGCCGCAGCCCGGCTCCGCGACGCGGTGACCGCCGCGAAGGCGAGCGAGACCTCCACGCTGATCCACGTCGACTCGGATCCCTTCTCCTACGCACCAGACGGCGAAGGCTGGTGGGACGTTCCCGTCGCAGAGGTCTCCGAGCTGGAGAGCACGCGGAGTGCGCGCGCCGAGTACGTCGAGCAGCGACGGAGGCAGCGCCCGCTTCTGGGCTGA
- a CDS encoding EamA family transporter: MPVGALLALIAAVGYGASDFFAGMAGRRTPVMLVTAVTLGVELVFSGVVLVFVHGSGPTASVLLWGAISGVGSAVGTLALYQGFAVGSMSVVATVSGVLTVVIPAVVGVLIGNRLPVLGILGVIAAIVAVALVSWTGGSGAADGEQRQHRGGALYGIIAGASFALLFIALERAGSGSGAWPVASGMLVACVLIVPFAVAGFRARGGLLAAEWRLPLIAGVLGAVAALAYLASTGFGELVIIAVVTSMYPAVTVLLARFVLRERWNWPQRVGLVLSAASVAVVALA; encoded by the coding sequence ATGCCCGTGGGAGCGCTGCTCGCGCTGATCGCCGCCGTCGGCTACGGCGCATCCGACTTCTTCGCCGGCATGGCAGGGCGCAGGACGCCCGTGATGCTCGTGACGGCGGTGACGCTGGGTGTGGAGCTCGTGTTCTCGGGCGTCGTGCTCGTGTTCGTGCACGGGAGCGGACCGACGGCATCCGTGCTGCTCTGGGGAGCGATCAGCGGGGTGGGCAGCGCCGTCGGCACTCTGGCGCTGTACCAGGGATTCGCGGTCGGCTCGATGAGCGTCGTGGCGACCGTGTCCGGTGTGCTCACTGTGGTGATCCCGGCGGTCGTCGGCGTGCTGATCGGCAACCGGCTGCCCGTGCTGGGCATCCTGGGCGTCATCGCCGCGATCGTCGCCGTCGCGCTCGTGTCGTGGACGGGCGGATCAGGCGCGGCAGACGGTGAACAGCGCCAGCACCGAGGGGGCGCGCTCTACGGGATCATCGCCGGCGCGTCCTTCGCTCTGCTGTTCATCGCCCTGGAGCGGGCTGGATCCGGATCGGGCGCCTGGCCCGTCGCCTCCGGCATGCTCGTGGCGTGCGTGCTCATCGTGCCGTTCGCGGTGGCCGGATTCCGCGCTCGCGGCGGTCTTCTCGCCGCCGAGTGGCGCCTTCCCCTCATCGCCGGCGTGCTGGGCGCCGTCGCGGCGCTGGCCTATCTCGCGTCGACCGGGTTCGGCGAGCTCGTGATCATCGCGGTGGTGACCTCGATGTATCCGGCGGTCACCGTACTGCTGGCCCGTTTCGTGCTGAGGGAGAGATGGAACTGGCCGCAGCGCGTCGGCCTCGTCCTGTCCGCGGCCTCCGTCGCCGTCGTCGCCCTAGCCTGA
- a CDS encoding GntR family transcriptional regulator, with product MPDTIAEQTRLPSELFVDIDRSSPIPMYFQVATTIERAITDGILAPGARLENEIALGERLGLSRPTVRRAIQELVGKGLLVRRRGIGTQVVQRPVTRKVELTSLFDDLERGSKHPSTALLTREVIEADDAIAEQLSVPKGSPVLHVRRLRSSDGVPLAVLENYLPSEFTDITAEELQIRGLYQLLRARGTMMSVAQQRIGARAATSEESRLLDVKAHGAVLTMDRTAYNNNGKAVEYGHHCYRPDLYAFEITLVNK from the coding sequence ATGCCTGACACGATCGCCGAGCAGACGAGGCTGCCGTCCGAATTGTTCGTTGACATCGATCGGTCCAGTCCCATCCCCATGTACTTCCAGGTCGCGACCACGATCGAGCGGGCGATCACCGACGGCATCCTGGCGCCTGGCGCCCGGCTGGAGAACGAGATCGCACTCGGCGAGCGCCTCGGGCTCTCCCGTCCGACCGTGCGACGCGCGATCCAGGAGCTGGTGGGCAAAGGTCTGCTCGTGCGGCGTCGCGGCATCGGCACGCAGGTGGTGCAGCGGCCGGTGACGCGCAAGGTGGAACTGACCAGCCTGTTCGACGATCTCGAGCGCGGGAGCAAGCATCCGTCGACCGCGCTGCTGACCCGCGAAGTCATCGAGGCCGACGACGCGATCGCGGAACAGCTGTCCGTGCCGAAGGGATCGCCGGTGCTGCACGTGCGTCGCCTGCGATCATCTGACGGCGTTCCCCTGGCCGTGCTGGAGAACTACCTGCCGTCGGAGTTCACCGACATCACCGCCGAGGAGCTGCAGATCCGCGGCCTGTACCAGCTGCTCCGCGCCCGCGGAACCATGATGAGCGTCGCCCAACAGCGCATCGGCGCCAGGGCCGCGACATCGGAGGAGAGCAGACTCCTCGACGTGAAGGCGCACGGCGCTGTGCTCACGATGGATCGCACGGCGTACAACAACAACGGCAAGGCGGTCGAGTACGGCCACCACTGCTACCGGCCCGACCTCTACGCGTTCGAGATCACGCTCGTCAACAAGTGA
- a CDS encoding helix-turn-helix domain-containing protein: protein MTARKESEASGWHASSAESAAAAVALEPAARRRVLEVLAGAEHPLDAHAIAEALGVHVTTARFHLDQLVASDLVQRRAVQENRRGRPRMLYSPGGALRATEARERLLGVLVHAIGGQDAGGDGASAAKPSRRSAAARASTEAGRNWADSVETSAEADSVASLVEVLDSWGFEPELAGDDILMRGCPFRDLARERPDVVCSVHRGLVERMLERFDDRHRAGARLIPFVEPDLCMVSLGAREAGANPAHR from the coding sequence ATGACTGCACGCAAGGAGTCGGAGGCCTCTGGGTGGCATGCGTCGTCCGCTGAGAGCGCGGCGGCCGCGGTCGCCCTCGAGCCGGCGGCACGCAGACGCGTGCTGGAGGTGCTGGCCGGGGCGGAGCATCCGCTCGATGCGCACGCCATCGCGGAGGCGCTGGGCGTGCACGTGACCACCGCCCGGTTCCACCTCGATCAGCTGGTCGCCTCCGACCTGGTGCAGCGCCGTGCCGTGCAGGAGAACCGGCGAGGGCGCCCGCGGATGCTGTATTCGCCCGGCGGTGCCCTGCGGGCCACAGAGGCCAGAGAGCGGCTGCTCGGGGTCCTCGTGCACGCGATCGGCGGCCAGGACGCGGGAGGCGACGGTGCTTCTGCAGCGAAGCCCTCCCGTCGCAGCGCCGCAGCACGGGCGTCGACTGAGGCCGGCCGCAACTGGGCCGATTCGGTCGAGACCTCCGCCGAGGCGGACTCCGTGGCGTCACTCGTGGAGGTGCTCGACTCGTGGGGCTTCGAGCCCGAGCTCGCGGGTGACGACATCCTGATGCGCGGATGCCCGTTCCGCGACCTCGCACGCGAGCGCCCCGACGTGGTCTGCTCCGTGCACCGCGGACTCGTCGAGCGCATGCTGGAACGGTTCGACGACCGCCATCGCGCGGGTGCTCGGCTGATCCCGTTCGTCGAGCCGGACCTGTGCATGGTTTCGCTCGGCGCGCGCGAGGCCGGCGCCAACCCCGCCCACCGCTGA
- a CDS encoding Gfo/Idh/MocA family oxidoreductase: protein MTQDSSTAPQRTVEAVPPSRPLRIGVIGAGIMGSDHSRAIAGSTHGAVLEAVADIDLARAQALAAELGAPLAVADPLELIAADAVDAVVVASHDSTHTALVLAAIAAGKPVLCEKPLALDLDDCARIIVAEREAGRRLVSVGFSRRFDPALVELKQALDAGEIGRPLLAHAVHRNVSSDPSGDSASTVLNSAIHELDQTPWLLSAPVAEVSWHAPASTSLLPQRQDPQLLLLRTADGALTTVEVFVNAVYGYDVKLEVVGETGTLAIGAPTAVVRDTGLTRQSAYPADWRPRYAAAYRAEMQQWVDAVTRDHYEGSALASAVDGYRATAVAHAVIAAMETGGRSVAVAYPHAEILNTREGAAECGPGSGSDSATTTTSQATTAEGALR from the coding sequence ATGACTCAGGACAGCTCCACCGCACCGCAGCGCACCGTCGAGGCGGTGCCGCCGAGCCGCCCCCTGCGCATCGGCGTGATCGGTGCGGGCATCATGGGCAGCGACCATTCCAGGGCCATCGCAGGGTCGACGCACGGCGCCGTCCTCGAGGCTGTGGCCGACATCGACCTGGCTCGGGCGCAGGCACTGGCAGCCGAGCTCGGCGCGCCGCTCGCCGTCGCCGATCCGCTGGAACTCATCGCAGCGGATGCCGTCGACGCGGTGGTCGTGGCATCCCACGACTCGACGCACACCGCCCTGGTGCTCGCCGCCATCGCCGCCGGCAAGCCGGTGCTCTGCGAGAAGCCGCTGGCGCTCGACCTGGACGACTGCGCGCGCATCATCGTCGCGGAGCGCGAAGCCGGCCGCCGGCTGGTCTCCGTGGGATTCTCACGTCGCTTCGATCCCGCTCTCGTCGAGCTCAAGCAGGCGCTGGACGCCGGCGAGATCGGCCGGCCGCTGCTCGCGCACGCCGTGCACCGCAACGTGTCGAGCGATCCGAGCGGAGACTCGGCCTCGACGGTGCTGAATTCGGCCATCCACGAGCTCGATCAGACGCCGTGGCTGCTCTCGGCGCCGGTCGCCGAGGTGAGCTGGCACGCACCGGCGTCGACGAGCCTGCTGCCTCAGCGGCAGGATCCGCAGCTACTCCTCCTTCGCACGGCTGACGGCGCGTTGACCACTGTCGAGGTGTTCGTGAACGCCGTCTACGGATACGACGTCAAGCTCGAGGTCGTCGGCGAGACCGGCACGCTCGCGATCGGTGCGCCGACGGCCGTGGTGCGCGACACCGGCCTGACAAGGCAGAGCGCCTATCCGGCCGACTGGCGGCCGCGATACGCGGCGGCGTATCGCGCGGAGATGCAGCAATGGGTCGACGCCGTCACGCGCGACCATTACGAAGGATCCGCGCTCGCGTCCGCCGTCGACGGCTACCGTGCCACCGCCGTCGCCCACGCCGTGATCGCCGCCATGGAGACCGGCGGACGCAGCGTCGCCGTCGCGTATCCGCACGCCGAGATACTGAACACCCGAGAGGGCGCGGCGGAGTGCGGGCCTGGATCCGGCTCCGATTCCGCGACGACGACGACATCACAGGCCACGACCGCAGAAGGAGCACTGCGATGA
- a CDS encoding MarR family transcriptional regulator produces the protein MVPTVPRMDALESRAWLALVATAELLPAALDADLRAHAGMTHFEFMVLSGLKQAGHNTMRMSDIAVMVNSTLPRLSKVIGKLTARALVERVDSPEDARVINVRLTSEGRKALVRALPGHLELVRHLVIDRLDREQLEALADILEPVVGRLDPQRRMMRVAPQ, from the coding sequence ATGGTTCCAACGGTGCCCCGCATGGATGCGCTCGAGTCGCGCGCATGGCTGGCGCTCGTGGCGACCGCCGAGCTGCTCCCCGCCGCCCTCGACGCCGACCTGAGGGCGCACGCCGGCATGACGCACTTCGAGTTCATGGTGCTGAGCGGCCTCAAGCAGGCTGGGCACAACACGATGCGCATGTCCGACATCGCCGTCATGGTCAACTCCACATTGCCGAGGCTGTCCAAGGTGATCGGCAAGCTCACGGCTCGCGCGCTGGTGGAACGGGTCGACAGCCCTGAAGACGCACGGGTGATCAACGTGCGGCTGACATCCGAGGGGCGCAAGGCGCTGGTTCGCGCGCTGCCCGGGCACCTCGAGCTCGTGCGTCATCTCGTGATCGACCGGCTGGACCGCGAGCAGCTGGAGGCGCTCGCCGACATCCTGGAGCCCGTCGTCGGGCGTCTCGACCCGCAGCGGAGGATGATGAGGGTCGCGCCTCAGTAG